TGGGTGATGCTCACTGTCTCTGTTGTGTACTTCGCGGGCCTGGGCATCCTCATGGGGACGTACAGGAAGAAGACGGGCATGTGGATCAACGGACTCCAGGCAGGCAAGGCCAGCTGGTGGACACTTCCCCTGGTCGTGATCATGATCGCCAGCATGGGCGGTGCTTATTATTTGCACGCAGAACGTGGGCTCGATTGGCCAGCATGGGTGGCTGGGATCATCGTTTTTGTGGCCGTGAACATTTTTGGCCGACTTTTTGACGTGGCGCTGCGCAGTCAGCTGCGGCAAAAGCCATGAGCACAGGGCTCAACGAGATCATTCATGCCAGCAACCGGCTGCAGATCTGCGCGTTTCTGAGCGGTGTCACACAGGCAGAGTTTGGCTCCATCAGGGACATGCTGGGCGTGGCCGACTCCGTGACGAGCAAGCAGCTAAAAGTTCTTGAAGCAGCCGGATACGTGGTGCTGAGCAAACCAACCGGCAAGGGCCGGGTCAAGACGTGGGCCGCCTTGACGCCGGA
The Arthrobacter alpinus genome window above contains:
- a CDS encoding transcriptional regulator — encoded protein: MSTGLNEIIHASNRLQICAFLSGVTQAEFGSIRDMLGVADSVTSKQLKVLEAAGYVVLSKPTGKGRVKTWAALTPEGKRAYAEHVAALKELIAGAGAGA